Genomic DNA from Streptomyces venezuelae:
CGCGCTGTTGGCGCACGACGCGGGACTGCTGGACGAGGACGGCTGAACCCGGCGGTTCATCAGGACGGATGAACGGGGCCGGGGGCGGGAACAGAGCGCCGCGCCCGGCACGTTGGCCTCATGAGCACCTGGGAGGGGACCCACATGGCGGAAAGCATCGACCTGGATACGTACGGCCCGAGGTTCAGAGAGGACCCGCACTCGGTCTACGCGGAACTCCGCGCCCTGGGACCGGTCCACCGCGTCCGCCTGCCACCTCCGGAGGACATGGACGACACGTACCTGGTGGTGGGATACGAAGAGTGCAGAACCGCCCTCCGCGACCCGCGCTTCGCCAAGTCCGCCGCGGCGGCGGGCTTCGCCTTCCACGAGGAAGAGCTGATCGGCACCCACCTGCTGATAGCCGACCCGCCCCAGCACACTCGCCTGCGCGCCCTCATCACCCGGGAGTTCACCGCACGCCGCGTCGAGGCCCTGCGCCCCCGCATCCAGCGCATCACCGACGACCTCCTCGACGCGATGCTCGTCCACGGCGAGTCGGCCACGACCCGTCGCGCCGACCTCTTCGAAGCGCTCGCCTTCCACCTTCCGATCACCGTGATCTGCGAGCTGCTGGGCGTCCCCGACATCGACCGCGCCACGTTCCGCCGCCTGTCCAACGGAGTTGTGGCCTCGCCCGACCAGGAGGCGGAGCGCGCCGCCTTCGAGGAACTCGCCGCGTTCCTGGCCGACCTCGTCGAGGAGAAGCGGCGTTCGGGCCGGGGCGACGACCTGCTGAGCGCCCTGATCCGCACCACGGACGACGAGGGCGGCGACCGTCTCTCCACCTCCGAGCTGCGCGGCATGGCGTTCCTGCTGCTGATCGCCGGCCACGAGACCACGGTCAACCTCATCGCCAACGCCGTGCACGCCCTGTTCACCCACCCCGACCAACTGGCCGCCCTGCGCGCCGACATGACCCTCCTCGACGGCGCGATCGAGGAGGCCCTGCGCTATGAGGGTCCGCTGGAGAGCGCGACGTACCGCTTCGCGACCGAGCCCACCGAGCTGGGTGGCGTGGTGATACCGAGGGGCGCGATCGTCCGGATCGGCCTCGCCGCGGCCGACCGGGACCCCGCCCGCTTCCCCGAGCCCGACCGCTTCGACATCCGCCGCGCCCCGCAGGGCCACATGGCCTTCGGGCACGGCCTGCACCACTGCCTGGGTGCCCCGCTGGCCCGGGTCGAGGCGAAGATCGCGCTGGGTTCGCTCCTGGAACGCTGCCCCGGCCTCGCGCCGGACGGCCCGCCGGGGGAGTGGCTGCCCGGGACTCTGATCAGGGGGATGCGGCGGCTTCCCGTCCGGTGGTAGTAGTCGGGCATGACCGAGCCCACGGCCGCGCAGCCGGTATCCGACCCCCTCGACCTCGCCATGGCCCAGAAGGTCCTGGAGGCACAGCCGTTCAGCCGTATGATGCGGGCCCGCATCACGCGGTTCGGTGAGGGCGCGGCCACGCTGGAGATCGGGATCCGCGACGAGCTCCGGCAGCAGAACGGCTTCCTGCACGGCGGTGTCCTGGCGTACGCGGCGGACAACAGCATCACGTTCGCCGCGGGCACGACGCTCGGGCCTGCCGTCCTGACGTCGGGATTCTCCATCCAGTACGTACGACCCGCGACCGGCGTGACCCTCATCGCGCACGCCGCCGTGGTGCACTCGGGCCGACGGCAGGCAACGGTGCGCTGCGAGCTGGTCGCGGTGGGCGAGGAGGGCGCGGAGACGCTGTGCGCGATCGCGCAGGGGGCGGTGCTGTCCACGGCGTGAGCGCACCGGAACCCGGTCCTTGTAGGGGGCCGGGGCCCGCGACGGCTACGGGTTCAAAGGCAGGCTCTCAGTCGCCGTACAGCTCCCTGATCTCCGCCATGCGCACCGGGCGCCGCTCCCGCCGCGACAGCTCGCACGCCTCGGCGATGCGCAGCGCGTGCAGCGCCTCGCGGCCGTCGCAGGGGTTCACCCGCTCGCCGCGGACCACCTCCACGAAAGCGGCGAGCTCCGCCTCGTACGCGGGGGCGAAGCGCTCCAGGAAACCGGGCCAGGGCTTGACCGGCGCGGGCGGGCCCGCCGGTTCCACGGACGTGAGCGGCGTGCGCTCGTCCATCCCTACCGCCAACTGGTCGCGTTCACCGGCCAGTTCCATGCGCACGTCGTACCCCGCGCCGTTGCAGCGCGTCGCGGTGGCCGTGGCGAGCGTGCCGTCGTCGAGAGTGAGGATCGCGGCGGCCGTGTCGACGTCGCCCGCGTCGCGGAACATCGCGGGGCCCGCATCGGACCCGGTCGCGTACACCACGGTGACCTCCCGGCCCGTCACCCACCGCAGGATGTCGAAGTCGTGGACGAGGCAGTCGCGGTAGAGGCCACCGGAGAGCGGCAGGTACGCGGCCGGGGGCGGCGCCGGGTCCGAGGTGATCGCCCGCACGGTGTGCAGCCGACCGAGCCGGCCGGCGCGCACCGCCTCGCGGGCCGCCGTGTATCCCGCGTCGAAGCGCCGCTGGAAGCCGAGTTGCAGCACGGTCCCCGCGGCCTCGACCTCGGCGAGGGCGGCGAGCGTGCCCGGCAGGTCGAGGGCGATGGGCTTCTCGCAGAACACGGGGAGGCCCGCGCGCGCCGCTCTGCCGATGAGCTCGGCGTGCGCGGACGTCGCCGCGGTGATCACCACGGCGTCCACCCCCGTCGCGAAGACGTCGTCCGCCGACGGCACCTCCGTCGCCCCGGTCCGCGCCGCGAGAGCGGTGGCCCGCTCGGGGTCGGCGTCGGCGATCACCAGGGACGTCACGTCGGGGTGCCGGCTGAGGGCGGCTGCGTGGAAGGAGCCGATGCGGCCCGTTCCGATCAGTCCGATGCGCATGCACCCACCCTCGCGACGCCGGACGGTCCTGTCAATCCTTTGTCCTGACAACAGAACTTACGCGGCCCCCATCGCGTGGTGGCGTAGGTTCTGCGCAGACACCGAAGTCCGGTGGGAACACAGAGAATTGGAGCGGCCCATGCACGGCGCGGGCGATCGGATCGACACCTCGACGGCGCATTCGGCGCGGGTGTACGACTAC
This window encodes:
- a CDS encoding cytochrome P450 family protein; this encodes MAESIDLDTYGPRFREDPHSVYAELRALGPVHRVRLPPPEDMDDTYLVVGYEECRTALRDPRFAKSAAAAGFAFHEEELIGTHLLIADPPQHTRLRALITREFTARRVEALRPRIQRITDDLLDAMLVHGESATTRRADLFEALAFHLPITVICELLGVPDIDRATFRRLSNGVVASPDQEAERAAFEELAAFLADLVEEKRRSGRGDDLLSALIRTTDDEGGDRLSTSELRGMAFLLLIAGHETTVNLIANAVHALFTHPDQLAALRADMTLLDGAIEEALRYEGPLESATYRFATEPTELGGVVIPRGAIVRIGLAAADRDPARFPEPDRFDIRRAPQGHMAFGHGLHHCLGAPLARVEAKIALGSLLERCPGLAPDGPPGEWLPGTLIRGMRRLPVRW
- a CDS encoding PaaI family thioesterase; this encodes MTEPTAAQPVSDPLDLAMAQKVLEAQPFSRMMRARITRFGEGAATLEIGIRDELRQQNGFLHGGVLAYAADNSITFAAGTTLGPAVLTSGFSIQYVRPATGVTLIAHAAVVHSGRRQATVRCELVAVGEEGAETLCAIAQGAVLSTA
- a CDS encoding Gfo/Idh/MocA family oxidoreductase — translated: MRIGLIGTGRIGSFHAAALSRHPDVTSLVIADADPERATALAARTGATEVPSADDVFATGVDAVVITAATSAHAELIGRAARAGLPVFCEKPIALDLPGTLAALAEVEAAGTVLQLGFQRRFDAGYTAAREAVRAGRLGRLHTVRAITSDPAPPPAAYLPLSGGLYRDCLVHDFDILRWVTGREVTVVYATGSDAGPAMFRDAGDVDTAAAILTLDDGTLATATATRCNGAGYDVRMELAGERDQLAVGMDERTPLTSVEPAGPPAPVKPWPGFLERFAPAYEAELAAFVEVVRGERVNPCDGREALHALRIAEACELSRRERRPVRMAEIRELYGD